In Neorhizobium galegae, the following proteins share a genomic window:
- a CDS encoding CarD family transcriptional regulator: MTTQQKKTSPARQGFKTGESIVYPAHGVGTISAIEEQEVAGMKLELFVIDFEKDKMRLKVPVAKAVSIGMRKLSETDFVERALKVVQGKARVKRTMWSRRAQEYDAKINSGDLISIAEVVRDLYRADNQPEQSYSERQLYEAALDRMAREIAAVNKMSETEAVRLVEVNLAKGPKRGKNVEEDEAQEEAA, translated from the coding sequence ATGACGACTCAGCAGAAAAAGACTTCTCCCGCACGCCAGGGCTTCAAGACTGGTGAATCGATCGTATATCCCGCTCATGGTGTAGGCACTATCTCTGCGATTGAAGAGCAGGAAGTTGCCGGCATGAAGCTTGAGCTTTTCGTAATCGATTTCGAAAAGGACAAGATGCGCCTCAAGGTGCCAGTCGCAAAGGCCGTCAGCATCGGCATGCGCAAGCTGTCCGAAACGGATTTTGTCGAGCGCGCGCTCAAGGTTGTTCAAGGCAAGGCCCGCGTGAAGCGCACCATGTGGTCGCGCCGCGCCCAGGAATATGATGCAAAGATCAATTCCGGCGATCTGATCTCGATCGCGGAAGTGGTTCGCGACCTCTATCGCGCCGACAACCAGCCGGAACAATCCTATTCCGAGCGTCAGCTTTACGAAGCCGCTCTCGACCGCATGGCTCGTGAAATCGCTGCCGTGAACAAGATGTCCGAAACCGAAGCCGTCCGCCTTGTCGAGGTCAATCTCGCCAAGGGTCCCAAGCGCGGCAAGAACGTCGAGGAAGATGAGGCGCAGGAAGAAGCGGCCTGA
- a CDS encoding glutathione S-transferase family protein — protein sequence MEKLTLYIGNKNYSSWSLRPWIALTAAGIAFEEVLIPFDFPAGNPEFRPISPTGKVPVLHHGDVRVWESLAIIEYAAELFPDKGIWPKAAADRAVARSISMEMISGFRALRNACPMNMRRPKGRIALADGVMDDVARIETIWRELRARSGGPFLFGEFSGADAMFAPVVSRFDVYDLTSDAETLAYMTAMKSHPAWLKWQEAALAETWVVPEDEV from the coding sequence ATGGAAAAGCTTACCCTTTATATCGGTAACAAGAATTACTCCTCCTGGTCCCTCCGCCCCTGGATCGCGCTGACGGCGGCGGGCATTGCCTTCGAGGAAGTGCTGATACCCTTCGATTTTCCGGCCGGCAATCCGGAATTCAGGCCGATCTCGCCGACCGGCAAGGTGCCGGTGCTGCACCACGGCGATGTGCGGGTGTGGGAATCGCTTGCGATCATCGAATATGCCGCCGAGCTTTTCCCGGACAAAGGCATCTGGCCGAAAGCCGCTGCCGATCGCGCTGTCGCGCGTTCTATCTCGATGGAGATGATTTCCGGCTTCCGGGCGCTGCGCAATGCCTGCCCGATGAACATGCGCCGGCCGAAGGGCAGGATCGCACTTGCCGACGGGGTGATGGACGACGTGGCGCGCATCGAGACGATCTGGCGCGAGCTGCGGGCCAGATCCGGCGGGCCTTTCCTGTTCGGCGAATTTTCCGGAGCGGATGCGATGTTTGCGCCCGTCGTCAGCCGTTTCGACGTCTACGATCTGACGAGCGACGCGGAGACGCTCGCCTATATGACGGCAATGAAATCTCATCCGGCCTGGCTCAAGTGGCAGGAGGCGGCACTTGCCGAAACCTGGGTGGTCCCGGAGGACGAGGTTTAA
- a CDS encoding helicase-related protein, translated as MMLSGRGVTAVLGPTNTGKTHYAIERMVAHGTGVIGLPLRLLAREVYTRLVEKVGASQVALVTGEEKITPPNARFSVCTVEAMPRETKASFVAIDEVQLAGDLERGHIFTDRILHLRGRDETLLLGAATMRPILERLLPGITIVERPRLSQLFYAGQKKITRLPQRSAIVAFSADEVYAIAELIRRQRGGAAVVLGALSPRTRNAQVGLYQSGDVEYLVATDAIGMGLNLDVDHVAFAQDRKFDGYQFRSLNPAELAQIAGRAGRHVRDGTFGVTGQVAPFEDELVERIESHHFDHVKVLQWRSKNLDFSSLKALRESLDASPTLQGLTRALPATDSQAFDYLSRYPEIKDVATTPQRVEKLWEACALPDYRRIAPAQHADLISTLFSDLVRFGTVNEEFMAEQVRRADRTDGEIDTLSARIAQIRTWTYVSNRPGWLADPTHWQEKTREIEDRLSDALHERLTKRFVDRRTSVLMKRLRENAMLEAEISVNGDVFVEGHHVGQLAGFRFTPVSGTEGPDAKAVQGAAQKALALEFEARAARLYASGNSDLAVGSDGSVRWLGEPIARLAPTEHVMRPRVILLSDEQLTGNAREHVLARLERFVNHHIATVLKPLDDLSRAEDLQGLAKGLAFQLVESLGVLFRRDVADDVKSLDQDARASMRRYGIRFGAYHVFMPMLLKPAPAELITLLWALKNDGLDKPGYGDLIPALAAGRTSVVADPTFERMFYKLAGFRFLGKRAVRIDILERLADLIRPLLQWKPGSTPRPEGAYDGRRFTATTAMLSILGATPDDMEEILKGLGYRADAVKAEEAQAFLAGHDASPVNAAAAPASAGDAPEVSETDDADASDAPVETATETAPAETATEAAPAEAVADAAPAETATADPVASEEAPAEQAAAGDVTDEAKAAEAGEPKPVLLWRPGGGRENNQRGGRPQHGDRRGHGGQRNNAGGEAGQPAQGRRDERRDGGERRDARPAGERGGERKDGGKPNRDNNRRPDNNNTNNRGGDRPNRGERHEGGPRPDRNDRGKGPQPARFEAKPPRKEKPIDPDSPFAKLAALKEQMKK; from the coding sequence ATGATGCTCAGCGGGCGCGGCGTCACCGCCGTCCTCGGACCCACCAATACCGGCAAGACCCATTATGCCATCGAGCGCATGGTGGCGCATGGCACCGGCGTGATCGGCCTGCCGCTCCGGCTGCTGGCGCGCGAGGTCTATACGCGCCTTGTTGAGAAGGTCGGTGCTTCGCAGGTGGCGCTCGTCACCGGCGAGGAAAAGATCACCCCGCCGAACGCCCGCTTTTCCGTCTGCACCGTCGAGGCCATGCCACGCGAGACGAAAGCCTCGTTCGTCGCGATCGACGAGGTGCAGCTCGCGGGGGATCTCGAGCGCGGCCATATCTTTACCGACCGCATCCTGCATTTGCGCGGGCGCGACGAAACGCTGCTCCTGGGTGCGGCAACCATGCGGCCGATCCTCGAGCGGCTTCTGCCGGGAATAACCATCGTCGAGCGGCCGCGCCTCTCGCAGCTCTTTTATGCGGGCCAGAAAAAGATCACCCGCCTGCCGCAGCGTTCTGCGATCGTGGCGTTTTCAGCCGACGAGGTCTATGCGATCGCCGAGCTTATTCGCCGCCAGCGCGGCGGCGCGGCGGTGGTGCTGGGCGCACTCAGCCCACGTACCCGCAATGCGCAGGTCGGCCTCTACCAGTCCGGCGACGTCGAATATCTCGTTGCGACCGATGCGATCGGCATGGGACTCAATCTCGATGTCGATCACGTGGCATTCGCCCAGGACCGGAAATTCGACGGTTATCAATTCCGCAGCCTCAATCCGGCAGAACTGGCGCAGATCGCCGGCCGCGCCGGGCGGCATGTGAGGGACGGGACGTTCGGCGTTACCGGGCAGGTCGCGCCTTTCGAGGACGAATTGGTCGAGCGAATCGAAAGCCACCACTTCGATCATGTCAAAGTGCTGCAATGGCGGTCGAAGAACCTCGATTTTTCGTCGCTCAAGGCTCTGCGGGAAAGCCTGGACGCGTCGCCGACGCTGCAAGGATTGACAAGGGCGCTTCCCGCGACCGACAGCCAAGCCTTTGATTATCTTTCGCGTTATCCCGAAATCAAGGACGTTGCGACGACGCCACAGCGGGTCGAGAAGCTCTGGGAGGCCTGTGCCCTGCCGGACTATCGGCGAATTGCGCCGGCACAGCACGCCGACCTTATTTCGACTCTTTTTTCCGATCTTGTACGCTTCGGGACGGTGAATGAAGAATTCATGGCGGAACAGGTCCGCCGCGCCGACCGCACCGATGGTGAAATCGACACATTATCGGCCCGCATAGCGCAGATCCGGACATGGACCTACGTCTCTAATCGCCCTGGTTGGCTTGCCGATCCGACACACTGGCAAGAAAAGACACGGGAAATAGAGGATAGGTTATCGGACGCGCTACATGAAAGGTTGACGAAACGCTTTGTTGATCGCAGGACATCTGTGCTCATGAAGCGCCTGAGAGAGAATGCGATGCTGGAAGCTGAAATCAGTGTGAATGGCGATGTCTTTGTAGAGGGACATCACGTCGGGCAATTGGCCGGTTTCCGGTTCACGCCCGTTTCGGGAACCGAGGGACCCGACGCCAAGGCGGTGCAGGGTGCCGCTCAGAAAGCGCTGGCGCTCGAATTCGAGGCGCGGGCCGCGAGGCTTTATGCCTCCGGCAATAGCGATCTGGCGGTCGGCTCCGACGGGTCCGTTCGCTGGCTCGGCGAGCCCATCGCCCGTCTTGCGCCGACCGAGCATGTCATGCGGCCGCGCGTCATCCTGCTCTCCGACGAGCAGCTGACCGGCAATGCGCGCGAACATGTGCTCGCCCGCCTCGAGCGCTTCGTCAACCATCACATCGCCACGGTTCTGAAGCCGCTCGACGATCTGTCGCGCGCCGAAGACCTGCAGGGCCTCGCCAAGGGCCTCGCCTTCCAGCTCGTCGAAAGTCTCGGCGTGCTGTTCAGGCGCGACGTCGCGGACGACGTGAAGTCGCTCGATCAGGATGCGCGCGCCTCGATGCGTCGCTACGGCATCCGTTTCGGCGCCTATCACGTCTTCATGCCGATGCTTCTGAAGCCGGCGCCGGCTGAACTCATCACGCTCCTCTGGGCGCTGAAGAACGACGGCCTCGACAAGCCCGGTTACGGCGATCTCATCCCGGCGCTTGCCGCAGGACGCACTTCGGTGGTCGCCGATCCGACGTTCGAACGGATGTTCTACAAGCTTGCGGGTTTCCGCTTCCTCGGCAAGCGTGCCGTGCGGATCGACATCCTGGAGCGACTTGCCGATCTCATCCGTCCGCTTCTGCAGTGGAAGCCGGGCTCGACGCCGCGTCCGGAAGGGGCATATGACGGCCGCCGCTTCACGGCCACGACCGCGATGCTCTCCATTCTCGGCGCGACGCCGGACGATATGGAAGAAATCCTCAAGGGCCTCGGATATCGTGCCGACGCCGTGAAGGCGGAAGAGGCGCAGGCATTCCTGGCAGGCCACGATGCAAGTCCCGTGAACGCTGCGGCTGCTCCAGCCTCGGCAGGAGATGCACCGGAAGTCTCCGAGACAGATGACGCCGATGCGAGTGACGCTCCGGTCGAGACTGCAACGGAAACCGCTCCGGCCGAGACTGCGACGGAAGCAGCTCCCGCCGAGGCCGTGGCTGATGCTGCACCGGCTGAGACGGCGACTGCAGACCCGGTTGCTTCGGAAGAAGCTCCCGCCGAGCAGGCTGCGGCTGGAGACGTCACCGACGAGGCAAAGGCTGCCGAGGCTGGAGAGCCGAAGCCGGTCCTGCTGTGGCGTCCGGGCGGCGGTCGTGAAAACAACCAGCGCGGCGGACGGCCTCAGCATGGCGATCGTCGTGGCCATGGCGGCCAGCGCAACAATGCCGGTGGCGAAGCCGGCCAGCCGGCCCAGGGCCGTCGTGATGAGCGTCGCGACGGTGGCGAGCGGCGTGATGCGCGCCCTGCCGGCGAACGTGGTGGCGAACGCAAGGACGGCGGCAAGCCGAACCGCGACAACAACCGCCGGCCAGATAACAACAATACCAACAACCGCGGGGGCGATCGCCCGAACCGCGGGGAGCGCCACGAAGGTGGTCCGCGTCCGGACCGCAACGACCGCGGCAAAGGGCCGCAGCCTGCTCGCTTCGAGGCCAAGCCGCCCCGCAAGGAAAAGCCGATCGATCCGGACTCGCCCTTTGCAAAGCTTGCAGCTCTCAAGGAGCAGATGAAGAAGTAA
- a CDS encoding acetyl-CoA C-acetyltransferase has protein sequence MTTPSIVIAAAGRTAVGSFNGAFANVPAHELGAAAIKGALSRAGVEAAEVDEVILGQVLPAGEGQNPARQAAMKAGVPKEATAWGVNQLCGSGLRAVALGMQQIALGDAKIIVAGGQESMSMAPHCAHLRGGVKMGDFKMIDTMVKDGLTDAFYGYHMGITAENIARQWQLSREEQDQFAVSSQNKAEAAQNAGRFKDEIIPYIIQTRKGDVTVENDEYIRAGATLDSMTKLRPAFDKEGTVTAGNASGLNDGAAAAVLMTEAEAARRGITPMVRIVSWATAGVDPQIMGTGPIPASRKALEKAGWKVGDLDLIEANEAFAAQSCAVVKDLGFDSSIVNVNGGAIAIGHPIGASGARILNTLLFEMKRRGAKKGLATLCIGGGMGVAMCLEAM, from the coding sequence ATGACCACTCCATCCATCGTGATCGCAGCCGCTGGCCGTACTGCGGTCGGCTCCTTCAATGGCGCCTTCGCCAATGTTCCGGCGCATGAACTGGGCGCCGCGGCGATCAAGGGCGCATTGTCACGTGCCGGCGTCGAGGCGGCTGAGGTGGACGAGGTCATCCTCGGTCAGGTCCTGCCGGCGGGCGAGGGCCAGAACCCGGCCCGACAGGCGGCCATGAAGGCCGGTGTGCCGAAGGAAGCCACCGCCTGGGGCGTCAACCAGCTCTGCGGCTCGGGCCTGCGCGCCGTTGCACTCGGCATGCAGCAGATCGCGCTCGGCGACGCCAAGATCATCGTTGCCGGCGGCCAGGAATCGATGTCCATGGCGCCGCATTGCGCGCACCTTCGCGGCGGCGTGAAGATGGGCGATTTCAAGATGATCGACACGATGGTCAAGGACGGCCTGACCGACGCGTTCTACGGCTATCACATGGGCATCACCGCGGAGAATATCGCCCGCCAGTGGCAGCTCTCCCGCGAGGAGCAGGACCAGTTCGCCGTGTCTTCCCAGAACAAGGCGGAAGCCGCGCAGAACGCCGGCCGCTTCAAGGACGAGATCATCCCCTATATCATCCAGACGCGGAAGGGGGACGTGACCGTCGAGAACGACGAATACATCCGCGCCGGCGCGACGCTCGATTCGATGACCAAGCTGCGCCCCGCCTTCGACAAGGAAGGCACCGTGACCGCCGGCAATGCGTCCGGCCTCAATGACGGCGCGGCCGCTGCCGTGCTGATGACGGAAGCGGAAGCCGCCCGCCGCGGCATCACGCCGATGGTTCGCATCGTTTCCTGGGCGACTGCCGGCGTCGATCCGCAGATCATGGGCACCGGCCCGATCCCGGCTTCCCGCAAGGCGCTGGAAAAGGCGGGCTGGAAGGTCGGCGATCTCGATCTCATCGAGGCCAACGAAGCCTTTGCCGCGCAATCCTGTGCCGTCGTCAAGGATCTCGGTTTCGATTCGTCGATCGTCAACGTCAATGGTGGCGCGATCGCCATCGGCCATCCGATCGGCGCGTCGGGCGCCCGCATCCTCAACACGCTCCTCTTCGAGATGAAGCGCCGCGGCGCCAAGAAGGGTCTTGCCACGCTGTGCATCGGCGGCGGCATGGGCGTCGCCATGTGCCTGGAGGCCATGTAA
- a CDS encoding IS630 family transposase (programmed frameshift), with translation MGKSHPIALRERVVALVEEGHGHREAARHFRVSPRFVNDLVILKRETGSLSPRRQGHLGGGKLSAQHAWVGERLAQNGELTLDELCVELCGRGVIVHRSSVGRLLHRLGLSHKKSLQAAEQLRPEIARARELWTARRKPFFNKGLARLVFIDETSTNTKLTKRSGWSARGQRYRTHSPFGSWKSQTFIAGLRSHGMVAPWIVDRPMNARIFEAWIETQLAPNLSPGDVVILDNVAFHKSERAEELVRAKGAWLLFLPPYSPDLNPIEMAFSKLKTLLRKRAARSFDAITQALGEICNLFSVTECRNYFKAAGYEAD, from the exons ATGGGCAAGTCACATCCGATTGCGTTGCGTGAGCGTGTCGTAGCGTTAGTGGAAGAAGGCCATGGGCATCGGGAGGCCGCCCGGCATTTTCGGGTGTCGCCGCGTTTCGTGAACGATCTGGTGATCCTGAAGCGCGAGACAGGTTCGCTTTCGCCGCGCCGGCAGGGGCACCTTGGCGGCGGTAAGCTTTCGGCACAGCACGCGTGGGTTGGAGAGCGGCTGGCACAGAATGGCGAACTGACGCTGGACGAGCTTTGCGTGGAACTTTGCGGACGTGGCGTCATCGTCCATCGCTCCAGTGTCGGACGGCTTCTGCATCGGCTTGGGTTGAGCCAT AAAAAAAGCCTGCAGGCCGCCGAGCAGTTGCGCCCGGAGATCGCGCGGGCGCGTGAACTGTGGACCGCACGGCGCAAGCCTTTCTTCAACAAAGGATTGGCCCGGCTGGTTTTTATCGACGAGACATCGACGAACACAAAGCTGACGAAGCGGTCGGGATGGTCTGCGCGAGGGCAGCGCTATCGAACGCATTCACCCTTCGGTTCGTGGAAATCCCAAACCTTCATCGCCGGGCTGCGATCCCATGGCATGGTTGCCCCCTGGATCGTTGACAGGCCGATGAACGCCCGCATCTTCGAGGCGTGGATAGAGACCCAACTCGCGCCGAACCTGTCGCCTGGAGACGTCGTCATTCTCGACAATGTCGCCTTTCATAAGAGCGAACGGGCCGAAGAACTGGTCAGGGCAAAGGGAGCCTGGCTGCTGTTTCTGCCGCCCTATAGTCCCGACCTCAATCCCATAGAGATGGCCTTCTCAAAACTCAAGACGCTGCTGCGAAAGCGGGCTGCCCGCAGCTTCGATGCCATCACGCAAGCCCTCGGCGAAATCTGCAATCTCTTCTCCGTCACAGAATGCAGAAACTACTTCAAAGCCGCAGGATACGAGGCAGATTAA
- the rpmF gene encoding 50S ribosomal protein L32: MAVPKRKTSPSKRGMRRSADALKAPTYIEDKNSGELRRPHHVDLKTGMYRGRQVLTPKESA; encoded by the coding sequence ATGGCTGTACCGAAGAGAAAAACGAGCCCGTCGAAGCGCGGTATGCGCCGCTCCGCAGACGCACTCAAGGCTCCGACCTATATCGAAGACAAGAACTCCGGCGAACTGCGCCGTCCGCACCATGTCGATCTGAAGACCGGCATGTATCGCGGCCGTCAGGTTCTGACGCCGAAGGAAAGCGCATAA
- a CDS encoding beta-ketoacyl-ACP reductase yields MSRVALVSGGTRGIGAAISVALKAAGYRVAANFAGNEEKAKAFHDETGIPVFKWDVSSYQACVDGIAKVEAELGPIEVLVNNAGITRDGMFHKMTPEQWNEVVGTNLTGLFNMTHPIWNGMREREFGRVVNISSINGQKGQMGQVNYSAAKAGDLGFTKALAQEGAAKNITVNAICPGYIATEMVRAVPEKVLNERILPLIPVGRLGEPEEIARCVVFLASDDAGFITGSTLTANGGQFFAS; encoded by the coding sequence ATGAGCAGGGTTGCATTGGTTTCGGGAGGAACGCGTGGGATCGGGGCAGCCATCTCCGTCGCGTTGAAGGCGGCAGGTTATCGTGTCGCGGCAAATTTTGCGGGCAATGAGGAAAAGGCGAAAGCCTTCCACGACGAGACCGGGATTCCGGTCTTCAAGTGGGATGTCTCCAGCTATCAGGCCTGCGTCGACGGAATAGCAAAAGTGGAGGCAGAGCTCGGCCCGATCGAGGTGCTCGTCAACAATGCGGGCATCACCCGTGACGGCATGTTCCACAAGATGACGCCTGAACAGTGGAACGAGGTGGTCGGCACCAACCTGACCGGCCTCTTCAACATGACACATCCGATCTGGAACGGCATGCGCGAGCGCGAATTCGGCCGGGTCGTCAACATCTCGTCGATCAACGGCCAGAAGGGCCAGATGGGCCAGGTGAATTATTCGGCAGCCAAGGCCGGCGATCTCGGCTTTACCAAGGCGCTGGCCCAGGAAGGCGCTGCAAAGAACATCACCGTCAACGCCATCTGCCCCGGCTACATCGCCACCGAAATGGTGCGGGCGGTGCCGGAGAAGGTGCTGAACGAGCGGATTCTTCCGCTGATCCCGGTCGGGCGCCTCGGCGAACCGGAAGAGATTGCCCGTTGCGTCGTATTCCTCGCCTCCGACGATGCCGGCTTCATCACCGGTTCGACGCTGACGGCGAATGGCGGCCAGTTCTTCGCGAGCTGA
- a CDS encoding RNA polymerase factor sigma-32, with the protein MTAMSADRTMIKIAMSAPYLAREEERDLAVRWKDDQDQDARNQIALAHMRLVIAMASKFRGFGLPMSDLVQEGYVGLLEAAARFEPARDVRFSTYASWWIRASMQDYILRNWSIVRGGTSSAQKALFFNLRRLRAKLARGDSNLTARAIHEEIAVALGVSVSDVQTMDARLSGNDSSLQAPSIAGDADSGERLDMLASAEPLPDEQVSGMIDGERRLKWLQGALTKLNDREKKIIRARRLTDDGATLEALGAELGISKERVRQIESRAIEKLKSALVSANPQMAAAAC; encoded by the coding sequence ATGACAGCCATGTCCGCAGACCGCACGATGATCAAGATAGCAATGTCCGCTCCATATCTCGCCCGCGAGGAGGAGCGCGATCTGGCGGTTCGCTGGAAGGACGATCAGGACCAGGATGCCCGCAACCAGATTGCCCTTGCGCATATGCGTCTCGTGATCGCCATGGCCTCGAAGTTCCGTGGCTTCGGATTGCCGATGAGCGACCTCGTACAAGAGGGCTATGTAGGGCTGCTCGAAGCGGCGGCAAGGTTTGAGCCGGCCCGCGACGTGCGTTTTTCCACTTATGCCAGCTGGTGGATTCGTGCCTCGATGCAGGATTACATTCTTCGAAACTGGTCGATCGTGCGGGGCGGCACCAGTTCGGCGCAGAAGGCGCTGTTCTTCAACCTTCGCCGGCTGCGCGCCAAGCTCGCCCGCGGCGATTCCAACCTCACCGCCCGGGCAATTCACGAGGAGATCGCAGTGGCGCTCGGCGTCAGCGTCTCCGATGTCCAGACCATGGATGCCCGGCTTTCCGGCAACGATTCCTCGCTGCAGGCGCCGTCGATCGCCGGCGATGCGGATAGCGGCGAACGGCTCGACATGCTGGCGAGTGCCGAACCGCTGCCGGATGAGCAGGTTTCCGGGATGATCGACGGCGAGCGGCGGCTGAAATGGCTGCAGGGCGCGCTCACCAAGCTCAACGACCGGGAAAAGAAGATTATTCGCGCCCGCCGCCTGACGGACGATGGCGCGACGCTCGAAGCGCTCGGCGCCGAACTCGGCATTTCAAAGGAACGTGTGCGGCAGATCGAAAGCCGGGCGATCGAAAAGCTCAAGTCGGCGCTGGTGTCGGCCAATCCGCAGATGGCTGCGGCCGCCTGCTGA
- the fdxA gene encoding ferredoxin FdxA has translation MTYVVTDNCIRCKYTDCVEVCPVDCFYEGENFLVIHPDECIDCGVCEPECPAEAIKPDTEPGLDKWLKINTEFAQIWPNITVKREALPEAKEMDGVTNKYEQYFSAEPGKGD, from the coding sequence ATGACGTATGTCGTGACCGACAATTGTATCCGCTGCAAATATACCGACTGCGTCGAGGTCTGCCCGGTCGACTGTTTTTATGAAGGCGAAAACTTCCTCGTCATCCATCCCGACGAGTGCATCGATTGTGGCGTCTGCGAACCGGAATGTCCCGCCGAGGCGATCAAGCCGGACACGGAGCCAGGCCTCGACAAGTGGCTCAAGATAAACACCGAATTCGCTCAGATCTGGCCCAACATCACGGTCAAGCGCGAGGCGCTGCCCGAAGCCAAGGAGATGGACGGCGTCACCAACAAGTACGAGCAGTATTTCTCCGCCGAACCCGGTAAGGGCGATTGA
- a CDS encoding YMGG-like glycine zipper-containing protein — MMKKILIAGCMIGTLASCTATERGTAIGAGTGAVIGGAVTNSWGGAAVGAVAGGLVGAAIGQSSERRGYCIYRDRYGRRYEARCR; from the coding sequence ATGATGAAGAAGATTCTGATTGCGGGCTGCATGATCGGCACGCTCGCCTCCTGTACTGCAACTGAACGCGGCACCGCAATCGGCGCCGGCACGGGTGCCGTTATCGGCGGCGCCGTGACGAACAGCTGGGGTGGCGCGGCAGTTGGCGCAGTTGCAGGCGGCCTGGTCGGCGCTGCGATCGGCCAGTCCTCGGAACGCCGCGGCTACTGCATCTATCGCGACCGTTACGGCCGTCGTTACGAGGCCCGTTGCCGCTAA
- the phaR gene encoding polyhydroxyalkanoate synthesis repressor PhaR, whose amino-acid sequence MAKTEGEIIIKKYANRRLYNTGTSTYVTLEDLAKMVKKGEDFTVQDAKSGDDITHSVLTQIIFEQESKTGNTLLPISFLRQLISYYGDQMQMVVPTFLEHSMKAFTDQQVQMREQMTRAFGDTPLSKNLQMPIQMMEEHVRRNTDMFRQAMQMFSPFTGQPQAPAAKKTDAKDIDELKEQLRNLQSRLDNL is encoded by the coding sequence ATGGCAAAGACCGAAGGCGAAATCATAATCAAGAAATATGCCAACAGGCGCCTCTACAACACGGGCACCAGCACCTATGTGACGCTGGAAGACCTGGCGAAGATGGTGAAGAAGGGCGAGGACTTCACCGTTCAGGACGCCAAGAGCGGTGACGACATCACCCATTCGGTCCTGACCCAGATCATCTTCGAGCAGGAATCGAAGACCGGCAACACGCTGCTGCCGATTTCCTTCCTGCGGCAGCTGATTTCCTACTACGGCGACCAGATGCAGATGGTGGTTCCGACCTTCCTCGAACACTCGATGAAGGCCTTCACCGACCAGCAGGTTCAGATGCGCGAACAGATGACGCGCGCCTTCGGCGATACGCCGCTCAGCAAGAACCTGCAGATGCCGATCCAGATGATGGAAGAGCATGTACGCCGCAACACGGACATGTTCCGCCAGGCCATGCAGATGTTCTCGCCGTTTACGGGACAGCCCCAGGCGCCTGCCGCCAAGAAGACCGACGCCAAGGATATCGACGAGTTGAAGGAACAGCTCCGCAACCTGCAGAGCCGCCTCGATAATCTCTAA
- a CDS encoding DUF3309 family protein gives MLGTVLLVILILLLIGALPNWGYSRGWGYGPSGGLGLVVLIIIILLLMGRI, from the coding sequence ATGCTCGGAACCGTGTTGCTCGTCATCCTCATTCTGCTACTCATTGGCGCCTTGCCGAATTGGGGCTATAGCCGAGGCTGGGGCTATGGTCCGTCGGGCGGATTGGGCCTTGTCGTGCTTATTATCATTATCCTGCTGCTGATGGGCAGGATTTAA
- a CDS encoding RNA-binding S4 domain-containing protein, whose translation MAEKQPQSGSRQRIDKWLFFARMAKSRSIAQDMIRSNHVRVNGDLVSQPSSQVKPGDRINLTLERRDLVLMVKAGGERRGPFEEARMLYEDLSPSPEETKRLTSFEQAQRAQGSGRPTKKERRETDRLLPGIDADLD comes from the coding sequence ATGGCGGAAAAACAGCCACAATCCGGTTCGCGTCAGCGCATCGACAAGTGGCTGTTTTTTGCCCGCATGGCGAAGTCGCGGTCGATCGCCCAGGATATGATCCGCTCCAACCACGTGCGGGTGAACGGCGATCTGGTGTCCCAGCCGAGCTCCCAGGTGAAGCCGGGCGACCGTATCAACCTCACGCTGGAGCGTCGCGATCTCGTGCTGATGGTCAAGGCCGGCGGCGAAAGGCGAGGACCTTTCGAAGAGGCCCGGATGCTCTATGAAGATCTCAGCCCTTCTCCGGAAGAAACCAAGAGGCTGACGTCGTTCGAACAGGCGCAACGCGCGCAGGGAAGCGGCCGACCGACCAAGAAGGAGCGCCGCGAGACCGATCGGCTGCTTCCGGGTATCGACGCGGACCTAGATTAG